Genomic window (Spirosoma sp. KCTC 42546):
CACTAGCCGGGCGGGGCCACCGTGTTCGGGAGTTAAGGGTTTTCCATCGAAGTTTATCCCGATGAATGCTTTACCCAAACGGAGGTCTTCGAGCGGAATATTGGTTGTATAATCGCCATAAGAATAGGCCATTACGTAACGGGCTTCAGGCTTTAGGTCAACATGTTCAAGCAGCGTTTCTATGCTGACGCCTTCCCAGTGCGTATCCAGCTTCGACCACTTCGTTACGCAGTGAATATCGTTCGTAAACGATTGCTTCGGTAGGGCATTGAACTGCTCCCAGCTCCATTGGATGGGTGTTTCTACGAGCCCCTCCAGCGCGAATGACCAGGTAGTCAGTGGAATACGAGGTGTTGGGCCAGCTGTTAATACGGGGAAATCGTAGGTTTCGTATTGGCCAGGTGGAATCCGTTCACTGGATATGGACTCGCGTTTTCGTCCGAACCCTTTGTTGAAGAATGAAGCCATGATCTTTGTTTGTCGAAAAATGAAGGAAGGAGACGTATTGGTAATCAACCTAAACTAGTCACAATCTGCTAAAAAAGAATGAGTTCTGAAACTACTGTTGCTGGCATCCATAGTTAATTAGTGGAGGATTCATAGAAAATCAGTCGATTTTGCAACTGGGAAAGTTGTTGCTGTAAGTCTTCTACGCGATCCAGCAAATCACTGACTACGTCCAGATCGTCGGCATGAATTGCCAGAT
Coding sequences:
- a CDS encoding sulfite oxidase-like oxidoreductase, whose product is MASFFNKGFGRKRESISSERIPPGQYETYDFPVLTAGPTPRIPLTTWSFALEGLVETPIQWSWEQFNALPKQSFTNDIHCVTKWSKLDTHWEGVSIETLLEHVDLKPEARYVMAYSYGDYTTNIPLEDLRLGKAFIGINFDGKPLTPEHGGPARLVVPHLYFWKSAKWIKGLRFMESDKPGFWERGGYSMYGDPWKEQRYRTDD